In Betta splendens chromosome 19, fBetSpl5.4, whole genome shotgun sequence, the following proteins share a genomic window:
- the rab3gap1 gene encoding rab3 GTPase-activating protein catalytic subunit isoform X1 has translation MAADSDPESEVFEITDFTTASEWERFVSRVEEVLNDWKLVGNSAGNVLPQKGAYTSGTWEEKSQDISFADFKFYITHYFLKQESEKDDGKDKLEEDPFPLAMQDLLCMNNDFPPRAHCLVRWYGVREFVVITPGANCEAIISESKCNLLLSSISISLANSGCQIPTFVQVQQKWRRIYAGECQGPGVRTDFEMVHLRKVPSQYNHLSGLLDIFKSKIGCSISSLPPVNIAIRFTYILQDWQQHSWPQQPPDFDTLLGGEVGGVEFGKLPFGACEEPISELHLATTWPHLTEGIVVDNDVYSDLDPLQAPHWSVRLRTAENPQCLLGDVLTEFFKLCCRKESTEEVLGRGLADDEGKENNDISAALSKLTEPSTTVPISKLSVSNMVHSARKHIRRHRRIDESPLNTDILNSVLLYLFPDAAVEKSSENGKGKTAQANPCGKAEHDNLYLQLKSAPSDSLTYRLALCVCLVNYYHGGLRAVAHLWQEFILELRYRWENNYLICGLSGGPPDLRCCLLHQKLQMLNCCIERKRSRDEARKVLEGSEKERRVSSGSRSRPDSATARTLGSTSTKEASPGKSWESWSDSEDEFFECFSDQGEVEAPPADEQKDGSKTKAEGRLQPYNNMTLLKSPELLYIPITQEPAPMTEDLLEEQSEVLAKLGTSAEGSHLRARMQSACLLSDMESFKAANPGCVLEDFVRWYSPRDYVEEEVVDEKGHTVVEGKLSTRMMIPGNMWVETWQTARVVPARRQKRLFDDTKEAEKVLHYLAVQKPADVTRHLLPCIFHSAILKLKEEESVEDVPSVKKSLQQATSQGSKLLHPTTQDYKKLEDFINQLIAMETVVTQARSLKAKFAITESENAEDADELKKFVTSLLEEPDVEVIGAGQSPTGRIIYRLFAKAQKLADFTSDEATLLAPLDEDMEVDRRPTGGSIKVPDFPSAAGREIILRTCVPRPAPYSKALPQRLFCVLMKEEFRLAGAFSSDTSFF, from the exons atggCGGCTGATAGCGAT CCTGAGTCGGAGGTGTTTGAGATTACCGATTTCACCACTGCCTCAGAATGGGAACG GTTCGTGTCCAGAGTGGAGGAGGTGCTAAATGACTGGAAGCTAGTTGGTAACTCAGCAGGAAATGTTTTGCCCCAGAAG GGTGCATATACCAGTGGCACCTGGGAGGAGAAGTCTCAGGACATAAGTTTTGCTGACTTTAAGTTCTACATAACTCACTACTTCCTCAAACAAGAAAGTGAGAAGGATGATGGGAAGGACAAGCTGGAGGAAG ATCCCTTCCCCCTGGCAATGCAGGACCTTCTGTGTATGAATAATGATTTCCCGCCTCGAGCCCACTGCCTGGTCAGATG GTATGGTGTACGAGAGTTTGTAGTCATTACCCCTGGAGCCAACTGTGAGGCCATCATCAGTGAGTCTAAATGCAATCTGCTTCTCAGTtccatctccatctctctgGCTAACAGTGGTTG CCAGATACCCACATTTGTGCAGGTCCAGCAGAAATGGAGGCGGATATATGCGGGTGAGTGTCAGGGACCAGGTGTGCGCACTGATTTTGAAATGGTTCACTTGCGCAAGGTACCGAGCCAGTACAACCACCTCTCTGGGCTGCTAGACATCTTCAAGTCCAAGATA GGTTGTTCTATATCATCTTTACCTCCAGTCAATATTGCCATTCGTTTTACCTACATTCTTCAAGACTGGCAGCAGCATTCATGGCCCCAGCAGCCTCCAG ACTTTGATACACTTCTTGGAGGCGAGGTTGGTGGTGTGGAGTTTGGAAAGCTTCCATTTGGAGCCTGTGAGGAGCCGATTAG tgAGCTTCATCTTGCAACAACATGGCCTCATCTGACAGAAGGGATAGTAGTGGATAATGATGTCTACAG TGACCTTGACCCTCTTCAAGCTCCTCACTGGTCAGTCAGACTGAGGACAGCTGAAAACCCTCAGTGTTTACTTG GCGATGTTCTGACCGAGTTTTTTAAGCTCTGCTGTAGGAAGGAATCTACAGAGGAGGTTCTGGGAAGAGGATTGGCTGACGATGAAGGAAAAG aaaacaatgacatcagtgCTGCTTTGTCCAAGCTGACAGAGCCGTCAACAACAGTGCCTATCTCTAAACTGTCCGTCTCTAATATGGTGCACAGTGCCCGAAAGCATATCCGGCGCCACAGACGCATTGACGAGTCCCCACTCAACACTGACATACTGAATTCTGTCCTTCTG TATCTCTTCCCAGATGCTGCTGTGGAGAAGTCATCAGAGAATGGAAAGGGTAAAACAGCCCAGGCAAACCCCTGTGGGAAAGCCGAGCACGAT AACCTTTATCTCCAGCTGAAGTCGGCGCCCAGTGACAGTCTGACCTACCggctggctctgtgtgtgtgtctggtgaaCTATTACCACGGTGGCCTGAGGGCCGTCGCCCATCTTTGGCAGGAGTTTATTCTAGAGCTGCGCTACCGCTGGGAAAACAACTACCTCATCTGTGG ACTCTCTGGTGGACCTCCTGATCTTCGCTGCTGTCTTTTGCATCAGAAGCTCCAG ATGCTGAACTGCTGCATTGAGAGAAAAAGGTCCAGAGATGAAGCTCGCAAGGTGCTAGAAGGCAGTGAAAAGGAGCGCAGGGTGTCCAGTGGCTCCCGCTCCAGACCAGACTCTGCAACTGCAAGGACACTTGGGTCCACCTCAACAAAAGAGGCCTCTCCAGGGAAATCCTGGGAGTCTTGGAGTGATAGTGAGGATGAGTTCTTTGAGTGCTTTAGTGACCAGGGGGAGGTTGAGGCTCCACCTGCTGATGAACAAAAGGATGGGAGTAAAACTAAAGCGGAGGGCAGGCTGCAGCCTTATAATAACATGACTCTCCTCAAGTCCCCTGAGCTGCTCTACATCCCCATCACACAG gAACCCGCTCCCATGACAGAAGATTTGTTAGAGGAGCAGTCAGAAGTACTGGCTAAACTAGGAACATCAGCAGAGGGTTCCCACCTCCGCGCTCGGATGCAGAGTGCCTGTCTACTGTCTGACATGGAATCCTTTAAG gcagcgAACCCAGGCTGTGTTCTAGAGGACTTTGTGCGCTGGTACTCTCCAAGGGATTATGTAGAAGAGGAGGTTGTTGATGAGAAAGGCCACACAGTGGTAGAAGGAAAGCTCAGCACCAGGATGATGATTCCAGGCAACATGTGGGTGGAGACGTGGCAGACAGCCAGGGTTGTACCTGCACGCCGCCAGAAAAGACTGTTCGACGACACAAAAGAAGCTGAAAAG GTTCTGCACTATCTGGCGGTTCAGAAGCCTGCAGACGTTACTCGCCATCTCCTGCCCTGCATTTTCCATTCAGCAATTCTGAAGCTaaaggaggaag AGTCAGTAGAAGATGTTCCATCAGTGAAAAAAAGTCTTCAGCAAGCGACATCTCAAGGAAGCAAGCTGCTCCATCCCACCACCCAGGACTACAAAAAGCTAGAG GATTTCATTAACCAGTTGATTGCCATGGAGACAGTCGTCACTCAAGCTCGCTCACTCAAGGCCAAGTTTGCCATTACTGAGAGTGAGAATGCAGAGGACGCAGATGAACTAAAGAA ATTTGTGACCTCTCTGCTGGAAGAGCCAGATGTGGAGGTGATTGGAGCTGGCCAGAGTCCGACCGGCAGGATCATCTACAGGCTGTTTGCTAAAGCTCAAAAG CTCGCTGACTTCACCAGTGATGAG GCTACCCTTCTGGCACCGCTGGACGAAGACATGGAGGTGGACAGAAGACCAACAGGAGGAAGCATCAAAGTGCCTGACTTCCCTTCCGCAGCAGGCCGGGAGATTATCTTGCGTACATGTGTCCCGAGGCCAGCACCGTATTCCAAAGCTTTGCCTCAGCGTCTGTTTTGTGTGCTGATGAAGGAAGAATTCCGACTGGCAGGGGCCTTCTCCTCAGACACTTCTTTCTTCTAA
- the rab3gap1 gene encoding rab3 GTPase-activating protein catalytic subunit isoform X2 — protein MAADSDPESEVFEITDFTTASEWERFVSRVEEVLNDWKLVGNSAGNVLPQKGAYTSGTWEEKSQDISFADFKFYITHYFLKQESEKDDGKDKLEEDPFPLAMQDLLCMNNDFPPRAHCLVRWYGVREFVVITPGANCEAIISESKCNLLLSSISISLANSGCQIPTFVQVQQKWRRIYAGECQGPGVRTDFEMVHLRKVPSQYNHLSGLLDIFKSKIGCSISSLPPVNIAIRFTYILQDWQQHSWPQQPPDFDTLLGGEVGGVEFGKLPFGACEEPISELHLATTWPHLTEGIVVDNDVYSDLDPLQAPHWSVRLRTAENPQCLLGDVLTEFFKLCCRKESTEEVLGRGLADDEGKENNDISAALSKLTEPSTTVPISKLSVSNMVHSARKHIRRHRRIDESPLNTDILNSVLLYLFPDAAVEKSSENGKGKTAQANPCGKAEHDNLYLQLKSAPSDSLTYRLALCVCLVNYYHGGLRAVAHLWQEFILELRYRWENNYLICGLSGGPPDLRCCLLHQKLQMLNCCIERKRSRDEARKVLEGSEKERRVSSGSRSRPDSATARTLGSTSTKEASPGKSWESWSDSEDEFFECFSDQGEVEAPPADEQKDGSKTKAEGRLQPYNNMTLLKSPELLYIPITQEPAPMTEDLLEEQSEVLAKLGTSAEGSHLRARMQSACLLSDMESFKAANPGCVLEDFVRWYSPRDYVEEEVVDEKGHTVVEGKLSTRMMIPGNMWVETWQTARVVPARRQKRLFDDTKEAEKVLHYLAVQKPADVTRHLLPCIFHSAILKLKEEESVEDVPSVKKSLQQATSQGSKLLHPTTQDYKKLEDFINQLIAMETVVTQARSLKAKFAITESENAEDADELKKFVTSLLEEPDVEVIGAGQSPTGRIIYRLFAKAQKATLLAPLDEDMEVDRRPTGGSIKVPDFPSAAGREIILRTCVPRPAPYSKALPQRLFCVLMKEEFRLAGAFSSDTSFF, from the exons atggCGGCTGATAGCGAT CCTGAGTCGGAGGTGTTTGAGATTACCGATTTCACCACTGCCTCAGAATGGGAACG GTTCGTGTCCAGAGTGGAGGAGGTGCTAAATGACTGGAAGCTAGTTGGTAACTCAGCAGGAAATGTTTTGCCCCAGAAG GGTGCATATACCAGTGGCACCTGGGAGGAGAAGTCTCAGGACATAAGTTTTGCTGACTTTAAGTTCTACATAACTCACTACTTCCTCAAACAAGAAAGTGAGAAGGATGATGGGAAGGACAAGCTGGAGGAAG ATCCCTTCCCCCTGGCAATGCAGGACCTTCTGTGTATGAATAATGATTTCCCGCCTCGAGCCCACTGCCTGGTCAGATG GTATGGTGTACGAGAGTTTGTAGTCATTACCCCTGGAGCCAACTGTGAGGCCATCATCAGTGAGTCTAAATGCAATCTGCTTCTCAGTtccatctccatctctctgGCTAACAGTGGTTG CCAGATACCCACATTTGTGCAGGTCCAGCAGAAATGGAGGCGGATATATGCGGGTGAGTGTCAGGGACCAGGTGTGCGCACTGATTTTGAAATGGTTCACTTGCGCAAGGTACCGAGCCAGTACAACCACCTCTCTGGGCTGCTAGACATCTTCAAGTCCAAGATA GGTTGTTCTATATCATCTTTACCTCCAGTCAATATTGCCATTCGTTTTACCTACATTCTTCAAGACTGGCAGCAGCATTCATGGCCCCAGCAGCCTCCAG ACTTTGATACACTTCTTGGAGGCGAGGTTGGTGGTGTGGAGTTTGGAAAGCTTCCATTTGGAGCCTGTGAGGAGCCGATTAG tgAGCTTCATCTTGCAACAACATGGCCTCATCTGACAGAAGGGATAGTAGTGGATAATGATGTCTACAG TGACCTTGACCCTCTTCAAGCTCCTCACTGGTCAGTCAGACTGAGGACAGCTGAAAACCCTCAGTGTTTACTTG GCGATGTTCTGACCGAGTTTTTTAAGCTCTGCTGTAGGAAGGAATCTACAGAGGAGGTTCTGGGAAGAGGATTGGCTGACGATGAAGGAAAAG aaaacaatgacatcagtgCTGCTTTGTCCAAGCTGACAGAGCCGTCAACAACAGTGCCTATCTCTAAACTGTCCGTCTCTAATATGGTGCACAGTGCCCGAAAGCATATCCGGCGCCACAGACGCATTGACGAGTCCCCACTCAACACTGACATACTGAATTCTGTCCTTCTG TATCTCTTCCCAGATGCTGCTGTGGAGAAGTCATCAGAGAATGGAAAGGGTAAAACAGCCCAGGCAAACCCCTGTGGGAAAGCCGAGCACGAT AACCTTTATCTCCAGCTGAAGTCGGCGCCCAGTGACAGTCTGACCTACCggctggctctgtgtgtgtgtctggtgaaCTATTACCACGGTGGCCTGAGGGCCGTCGCCCATCTTTGGCAGGAGTTTATTCTAGAGCTGCGCTACCGCTGGGAAAACAACTACCTCATCTGTGG ACTCTCTGGTGGACCTCCTGATCTTCGCTGCTGTCTTTTGCATCAGAAGCTCCAG ATGCTGAACTGCTGCATTGAGAGAAAAAGGTCCAGAGATGAAGCTCGCAAGGTGCTAGAAGGCAGTGAAAAGGAGCGCAGGGTGTCCAGTGGCTCCCGCTCCAGACCAGACTCTGCAACTGCAAGGACACTTGGGTCCACCTCAACAAAAGAGGCCTCTCCAGGGAAATCCTGGGAGTCTTGGAGTGATAGTGAGGATGAGTTCTTTGAGTGCTTTAGTGACCAGGGGGAGGTTGAGGCTCCACCTGCTGATGAACAAAAGGATGGGAGTAAAACTAAAGCGGAGGGCAGGCTGCAGCCTTATAATAACATGACTCTCCTCAAGTCCCCTGAGCTGCTCTACATCCCCATCACACAG gAACCCGCTCCCATGACAGAAGATTTGTTAGAGGAGCAGTCAGAAGTACTGGCTAAACTAGGAACATCAGCAGAGGGTTCCCACCTCCGCGCTCGGATGCAGAGTGCCTGTCTACTGTCTGACATGGAATCCTTTAAG gcagcgAACCCAGGCTGTGTTCTAGAGGACTTTGTGCGCTGGTACTCTCCAAGGGATTATGTAGAAGAGGAGGTTGTTGATGAGAAAGGCCACACAGTGGTAGAAGGAAAGCTCAGCACCAGGATGATGATTCCAGGCAACATGTGGGTGGAGACGTGGCAGACAGCCAGGGTTGTACCTGCACGCCGCCAGAAAAGACTGTTCGACGACACAAAAGAAGCTGAAAAG GTTCTGCACTATCTGGCGGTTCAGAAGCCTGCAGACGTTACTCGCCATCTCCTGCCCTGCATTTTCCATTCAGCAATTCTGAAGCTaaaggaggaag AGTCAGTAGAAGATGTTCCATCAGTGAAAAAAAGTCTTCAGCAAGCGACATCTCAAGGAAGCAAGCTGCTCCATCCCACCACCCAGGACTACAAAAAGCTAGAG GATTTCATTAACCAGTTGATTGCCATGGAGACAGTCGTCACTCAAGCTCGCTCACTCAAGGCCAAGTTTGCCATTACTGAGAGTGAGAATGCAGAGGACGCAGATGAACTAAAGAA ATTTGTGACCTCTCTGCTGGAAGAGCCAGATGTGGAGGTGATTGGAGCTGGCCAGAGTCCGACCGGCAGGATCATCTACAGGCTGTTTGCTAAAGCTCAAAAG GCTACCCTTCTGGCACCGCTGGACGAAGACATGGAGGTGGACAGAAGACCAACAGGAGGAAGCATCAAAGTGCCTGACTTCCCTTCCGCAGCAGGCCGGGAGATTATCTTGCGTACATGTGTCCCGAGGCCAGCACCGTATTCCAAAGCTTTGCCTCAGCGTCTGTTTTGTGTGCTGATGAAGGAAGAATTCCGACTGGCAGGGGCCTTCTCCTCAGACACTTCTTTCTTCTAA